The proteins below are encoded in one region of Bifidobacterium dentium JCM 1195 = DSM 20436:
- the rph gene encoding ribonuclease PH yields MVAIKDMLGEQTVIRADGRKVDELRPVRITRRFTDVPEGSVLIECGNTRVMCTATFTSGVPRWRKDSGLGWVTAEYAMLPRATADRTDRESVRGKIGGRTHEISRLIGRCLRGVVDMKALGENQVQIDCDVLQADGGTRTASITGAYVALVDAMRWAERHRHIKSADRVLKDCVSAVSVGVINGKPMLDLPYIEDSQAMTDMNVAMTGSGEFIEIQGTAEHRPFSRAELNALLDLAEQGNKELQAAQRAALALD; encoded by the coding sequence ATGGTAGCGATTAAAGACATGCTGGGCGAGCAGACCGTGATTCGTGCGGACGGGCGCAAGGTGGACGAACTGCGTCCGGTTCGCATTACCCGCCGTTTCACGGACGTTCCGGAAGGTTCCGTACTCATCGAATGCGGCAATACGCGCGTGATGTGCACCGCCACCTTCACCTCCGGCGTACCGCGTTGGCGCAAGGATTCCGGCCTGGGCTGGGTCACTGCCGAATACGCGATGCTGCCACGTGCCACCGCCGACCGCACCGACCGCGAATCCGTACGCGGAAAGATCGGCGGCCGTACGCATGAGATCAGTCGACTGATCGGCCGCTGCCTGCGCGGCGTGGTCGACATGAAGGCGTTGGGCGAGAATCAGGTGCAGATCGATTGCGATGTGCTGCAGGCCGACGGCGGCACCCGCACCGCCTCCATCACCGGTGCATATGTGGCACTGGTGGACGCAATGCGTTGGGCCGAGCGGCACAGGCACATCAAATCCGCCGACAGGGTGCTCAAAGACTGCGTTTCCGCAGTCTCCGTGGGTGTGATCAATGGCAAGCCGATGCTGGACCTGCCGTATATCGAAGACAGCCAGGCCATGACCGACATGAACGTGGCCATGACCGGTTCCGGCGAATTCATTGAGATTCAGGGCACCGCCGAGCACCGTCCGTTCAGCCGTGCCGAACTCAACGCCCTGCTCGATCTCGCCGAACAGGGCAACAAGGAGCTGCAGGCCGCACAGCGTGCCGCACTCGCCTTGGATTGA
- the pgi gene encoding glucose-6-phosphate isomerase, giving the protein MAINPPVDATKTPEWAALQKHYDELQSEGISLKQWFADDAARVEKLSFDAGDLHFDLSKNLIKPETLQLFADLAKAVKLDERTKAMYTGVHINNTEDRAVLHTALRRPIEDEGKYIVDGQDTVKDVREVLDRIYAFADKVRSGEWTGVTGKKIETVVNIGIGGSDLGPVMVYEALKPYADAGIAARYISNIDPNDLAEKTKGLDPETTLFIIVSKTFTTLETLTNAREARTWLLEELKASGAIDGSDEKNAEAIKKHFVAVSTNLEKVAEFGIDPNNAFGFWNWVGGRYSVDSAVGTSLAVVFGPARFEEFLHGFHEIDEYFASTPFEKNVVVLLGMLNVWYRNFFKVASHAVLPYDQYLHRFPAYLQQLTMESNGKSVRWDGTPVTSETGEIFWGEPGTNGQHAFYQLIHQGTQLIPADFIAFVNTPNPVKDGDQDVHELFLGNYFAQTKALAFGKTAEEVRAEGTPEEIVPARVFTGNRPTTSIFGVALTPFAVGELIALYEHITFVEGTVWGLDSYDQWGVELGKQLAKQITPAISQDDEALAAQDASTQSLIKFYRANREF; this is encoded by the coding sequence ATGGCCATCAATCCTCCCGTTGACGCCACCAAGACCCCGGAGTGGGCCGCCCTGCAGAAGCACTATGACGAGCTGCAGTCCGAAGGCATCAGCCTCAAGCAGTGGTTCGCCGACGACGCCGCCCGCGTCGAGAAGCTGAGCTTCGATGCCGGCGACCTGCATTTCGACCTGTCCAAGAACCTGATCAAGCCGGAGACCCTGCAGCTGTTCGCTGACCTCGCCAAGGCCGTCAAGCTCGACGAGCGCACCAAGGCCATGTACACCGGCGTGCATATCAACAACACCGAGGACCGCGCCGTGCTGCACACCGCACTGCGCCGCCCGATCGAGGACGAAGGCAAGTACATCGTCGACGGTCAGGACACCGTCAAGGATGTGCGTGAGGTGCTTGACCGCATCTACGCTTTCGCCGACAAGGTCCGTTCCGGCGAGTGGACCGGCGTGACCGGCAAGAAGATCGAGACCGTGGTCAACATCGGCATCGGCGGTTCCGACCTGGGTCCCGTTATGGTGTACGAGGCGCTGAAGCCGTACGCCGACGCCGGCATCGCCGCCCGCTACATCTCCAACATCGATCCGAACGACCTGGCCGAGAAGACCAAGGGCCTCGATCCGGAGACCACCCTGTTCATCATCGTTTCCAAGACCTTCACCACTCTGGAAACCCTGACCAACGCCCGCGAGGCCCGCACCTGGCTGCTTGAGGAGCTCAAGGCCTCCGGCGCCATCGACGGTTCCGACGAGAAGAACGCCGAAGCCATCAAGAAGCACTTCGTCGCCGTTTCCACCAACCTGGAGAAGGTCGCCGAGTTCGGCATCGACCCGAACAACGCCTTCGGCTTCTGGAACTGGGTCGGTGGCCGTTACTCCGTCGACTCCGCCGTCGGCACCTCCCTCGCCGTGGTCTTCGGCCCGGCCCGCTTCGAGGAATTCCTGCACGGCTTCCACGAGATCGACGAATATTTCGCCAGCACCCCGTTCGAGAAGAACGTCGTCGTGCTGCTTGGCATGCTGAACGTGTGGTACCGCAACTTCTTCAAGGTCGCCTCCCACGCCGTGCTGCCGTACGACCAGTACCTGCACCGCTTCCCGGCCTACCTGCAGCAGCTGACCATGGAATCCAACGGCAAGTCCGTGCGTTGGGACGGCACCCCGGTCACCTCCGAGACCGGTGAGATCTTCTGGGGCGAGCCGGGCACCAACGGCCAGCACGCCTTCTACCAGCTGATCCACCAGGGCACCCAGCTGATTCCGGCCGACTTCATCGCGTTCGTGAACACTCCGAACCCGGTCAAGGACGGCGATCAGGACGTGCATGAGCTGTTCCTGGGCAACTACTTCGCCCAGACCAAGGCGCTGGCCTTCGGCAAGACCGCCGAGGAAGTCCGCGCCGAGGGCACTCCGGAAGAGATCGTTCCGGCCCGCGTGTTCACCGGCAACCGTCCGACCACCTCCATCTTCGGCGTGGCTCTGACCCCGTTCGCGGTCGGTGAGCTGATCGCCCTGTACGAGCACATCACCTTCGTCGAGGGCACCGTGTGGGGTCTGGACTCCTACGATCAGTGGGGCGTCGAGCTGGGCAAGCAGCTCGCCAAGCAGATCACCCCGGCCATCTCCCAGGATGACGAGGCCCTGGCCGCTCAGGACGCTTCCACCCAGTCCCTGATCAAGTTCTACCGCGCCAATCGTGAGTTCTGA
- a CDS encoding mannose-1-phosphate guanylyltransferase gives MSSDTGFDDFHAIIPAGGTGTRLWPLSRRDRPKFLYDLLGQGRTLIQSTYDRLEAIAGKGNVYVSTGVGHVGAVREQLPQLDADNIFAEPIPRDSTAAIVLATAVIARRCGERCVVGSFAADHVIRGRQSFAESVRQAVATARAGYVTTIGIAASRPSTAFGYIHQGRSLAADVPDAPAARLVERFVEKPDAATAQAYLSTGEYRWNAGMFVMRADVLLDHIRRAKPLMYEAISRIADAYESPVRTRGAAVERAMARDWAGIEKIAFDYAVAEPLSVAGGVAMIPGDFGWDDIGDFNSVAALLPSANERNIKILGDAESVAYLDSAGDVVVPESGRTIALLGVNDMVVVDTPDALLIAPRARSQEVKSMVAHLDRLGAEDIL, from the coding sequence ATGAGCAGCGACACTGGTTTCGACGACTTCCATGCGATTATTCCCGCCGGCGGCACGGGCACAAGACTGTGGCCGCTGAGCAGACGTGACCGGCCGAAGTTTCTGTACGACCTGCTGGGGCAGGGGCGTACGCTCATCCAATCCACTTACGACCGGCTGGAGGCGATCGCCGGCAAGGGCAATGTGTACGTGAGTACGGGTGTCGGGCATGTGGGGGCCGTGCGCGAGCAGCTGCCACAGCTCGATGCGGACAATATTTTCGCCGAGCCGATTCCCCGGGATTCCACCGCGGCCATCGTACTGGCCACGGCGGTGATCGCGCGGCGTTGCGGCGAACGTTGCGTGGTCGGTTCGTTCGCCGCCGACCATGTGATTCGCGGGCGTCAGTCCTTCGCCGAATCGGTGCGTCAGGCGGTGGCGACAGCCCGTGCCGGCTACGTCACGACCATCGGCATCGCCGCCTCGCGCCCCTCGACCGCGTTCGGTTACATTCATCAGGGTCGTTCGTTGGCGGCCGACGTTCCGGACGCACCTGCGGCGCGGTTGGTGGAACGGTTCGTGGAAAAACCGGATGCCGCGACCGCGCAGGCCTATCTGTCGACGGGTGAGTACCGTTGGAATGCCGGTATGTTCGTGATGCGCGCCGACGTGCTGCTCGATCACATCAGGCGTGCGAAGCCGCTGATGTACGAGGCGATTTCGCGTATCGCCGACGCCTACGAATCCCCCGTGCGAACCCGTGGGGCGGCCGTTGAGCGGGCGATGGCGCGAGATTGGGCCGGCATCGAGAAGATAGCCTTCGATTATGCGGTGGCCGAACCGCTGTCGGTGGCGGGCGGTGTGGCCATGATTCCGGGCGATTTCGGATGGGATGACATCGGGGATTTCAATTCGGTGGCCGCCTTGCTGCCGAGCGCCAACGAGCGCAATATCAAAATCCTGGGGGATGCGGAATCCGTGGCGTATCTGGATTCCGCGGGCGACGTGGTCGTGCCGGAAAGTGGGCGTACCATCGCCCTGCTCGGTGTCAATGACATGGTGGTGGTAGATACGCCCGACGCGCTGCTCATCGCGCCGCGCGCCCGCAGTCAGGAAGTCAAAAGCATGGTCGCTCATCTCGACAGGCTCGGGGCCGAAGACATTCTCTGA
- a CDS encoding FtsX-like permease family protein, which yields MNTFALWRLFHRPGTRGTAGHTSVLAVVAFAAATTIFLTVLGGVHGFIWRASADHTIGCMINPGPSNCAPGTYEAWSKTLETGNRLMIHGSGHWTAAQSAAVMNTYAGGYVLLAGFACMLLIVPFVALAGSAARLAASRRDARLAALRLAGATTAQVTKLTALDAASQALLGSLIGILGYVAVMPLIMLLNFQNRRFTFEELWVGSLALIAVIAGVAVLALASSLITLRRVAITPLGVMQRTSPPLPTKWRVLIFAVIMAVGYMVLSNLQSFARFGEGTVYAMVFGIIFLCFALVNLVGTWVVTFRAKLRARRPKDAATMIAMRRILDNPKRAWRNVSGVALAVFIAGMTSVCGLVASGINGNVDPLDPSMLYARDISTGGFLTLAFAAVLAAVSSGVMQAGSVYDQVGEYRMLTLEGTDKTTLDKARMMEVITPLNTVVAVSGGCSLLLLFPIMAAALFRPATLMTLVAGIALCYALIAVGAIAANHVARTLNLADYRADD from the coding sequence ATGAACACGTTTGCGCTTTGGCGGCTATTCCACCGTCCCGGCACGCGCGGCACCGCCGGCCACACCTCGGTGCTGGCCGTGGTCGCCTTCGCGGCCGCGACCACGATCTTCCTCACCGTGCTCGGCGGCGTGCACGGTTTCATCTGGCGAGCCTCGGCCGACCATACCATCGGCTGTATGATCAACCCCGGTCCGAGCAATTGCGCGCCCGGTACGTATGAGGCCTGGTCGAAAACCCTGGAAACGGGCAACAGGCTCATGATTCATGGCAGCGGCCATTGGACGGCGGCACAATCCGCCGCCGTTATGAACACCTACGCCGGAGGCTACGTACTATTGGCCGGATTCGCCTGCATGCTGCTCATCGTGCCGTTCGTGGCGCTCGCCGGTTCAGCCGCCCGTCTGGCCGCCTCCCGTCGGGACGCCCGTCTGGCCGCACTGCGCCTGGCCGGTGCCACCACGGCGCAGGTCACGAAATTGACTGCGCTCGATGCGGCCTCCCAGGCTCTGCTCGGCTCCCTCATCGGCATTCTCGGCTATGTTGCGGTGATGCCGTTGATCATGCTGCTCAACTTCCAGAACAGGCGTTTCACCTTCGAAGAGCTGTGGGTCGGCTCGTTGGCCCTGATCGCCGTAATCGCAGGCGTTGCGGTACTGGCACTGGCCTCATCCCTGATTACCCTGCGCCGCGTCGCCATCACCCCGCTCGGCGTGATGCAACGTACTTCGCCGCCTCTGCCGACCAAGTGGCGTGTGTTGATCTTCGCGGTGATCATGGCGGTCGGGTATATGGTGCTGAGCAACCTGCAGTCATTCGCCCGTTTCGGTGAGGGCACGGTCTACGCGATGGTGTTCGGCATCATCTTCCTGTGCTTCGCCTTGGTGAATCTCGTGGGTACGTGGGTGGTGACGTTCCGCGCCAAGTTGCGTGCCCGCCGACCGAAGGATGCGGCGACCATGATCGCCATGCGCCGTATTCTCGACAATCCCAAGCGTGCCTGGCGTAACGTGTCCGGTGTGGCATTGGCGGTGTTCATCGCCGGCATGACGTCCGTGTGCGGATTGGTGGCCAGCGGCATCAACGGCAATGTCGACCCGCTTGACCCGAGCATGCTGTACGCACGCGACATCAGCACCGGCGGATTCCTGACCCTTGCTTTCGCGGCCGTGCTTGCCGCCGTCAGCTCCGGTGTGATGCAGGCCGGCAGCGTCTACGATCAGGTCGGTGAATACCGCATGCTTACGTTGGAAGGTACCGATAAGACCACACTCGACAAGGCGCGCATGATGGAAGTGATCACGCCGCTCAATACGGTGGTGGCCGTTTCCGGTGGCTGTTCGCTGCTGCTGCTGTTCCCGATCATGGCGGCGGCACTGTTCAGGCCGGCCACGCTGATGACGTTGGTCGCAGGAATCGCCTTGTGCTACGCCCTGATCGCCGTGGGGGCCATCGCCGCCAATCATGTGGCCCGTACCCTCAATCTCGCCGATTATCGCGCCGACGATTGA
- a CDS encoding ribonuclease HII — protein sequence MAVSTVPTLQLEREIAARGYDVIVGFDEVGRGSLAGPVMVGAAAIRTADLDGPDALDVPEGVADSKMLTEHRRETIFESLKSWSASWAVGASSNAEIDEWGISYALGVAALRALDEVERELGIADDGRPIRVGAILDGPNDYITKALGTFDAPDVPVPATVTTKVKGDRYCATVATAAVIAKVTRDRLMIELGERPEYAIYEWQRNKGYGSAAHREAIAAHGPSDLHRISWHLG from the coding sequence ATGGCGGTTTCCACGGTGCCTACGTTGCAATTGGAACGTGAGATTGCAGCGCGGGGGTACGATGTGATCGTCGGCTTCGACGAAGTCGGACGTGGCTCGTTGGCTGGGCCGGTCATGGTTGGTGCCGCTGCGATCCGGACGGCAGATCTGGACGGCCCGGATGCCTTGGATGTGCCGGAAGGCGTGGCCGATTCCAAAATGCTGACGGAACATCGCCGTGAAACCATCTTCGAATCCCTGAAATCATGGAGCGCCTCATGGGCCGTCGGAGCGTCCAGCAATGCGGAAATCGACGAATGGGGCATCTCATACGCATTGGGCGTGGCCGCGTTGCGCGCGCTGGATGAAGTGGAACGTGAGCTGGGAATCGCCGATGACGGGCGGCCGATACGGGTCGGTGCCATTCTCGACGGACCGAACGACTACATCACCAAGGCTTTGGGTACTTTCGATGCGCCCGACGTGCCGGTTCCCGCAACGGTCACCACCAAGGTGAAAGGCGACCGTTATTGCGCGACCGTAGCCACGGCTGCCGTCATCGCCAAGGTCACGCGAGACCGGCTCATGATTGAACTGGGTGAGCGTCCCGAATATGCGATCTACGAATGGCAGCGTAACAAGGGCTACGGTTCCGCTGCGCATCGTGAGGCCATCGCTGCGCACGGGCCGAGCGACCTACATCGGATTTCCTGGCATTTGGGGTAG
- a CDS encoding AEC family transporter, with translation MSALIQPIALLLIILTGYLFKRAGRFKDRDYRILQTAMFDLVLPGAIVYSFATNPHDSSMLWISVFGFVVAFIPPVIIFLTSRKRPVQDRAFTMLNGSGFNVGCFCFPVVQAFLGTAAIVPAAMFDIGNCVMVAAGTNVMTQTLLHIQPGKTLGEQYQGHAPTLPYVKPKDRDAKRLARKALFRNVFKGFFGSVPFDTYLLMIVLTLADVKIPAVIATLAQPLSNANSFCAMLMVGMLMDLPAGRADVMKLLKVIGWRLPFGIAFAAAAWLMLPFDASIREAVAMCCLAPIAVFSTLFTDKVLGNAKLAGFSLSISAIISLIMMTGTHVLVTALA, from the coding sequence ATGTCCGCGCTGATTCAACCCATTGCGCTGCTGCTGATCATCCTTACCGGCTATCTGTTCAAACGCGCCGGCAGATTCAAGGATCGTGATTACCGCATTCTGCAGACCGCCATGTTCGATTTGGTGTTACCGGGCGCAATCGTCTACTCGTTCGCCACGAATCCGCATGATTCCAGCATGCTATGGATCTCCGTGTTCGGCTTTGTCGTCGCCTTCATTCCGCCGGTCATCATCTTTCTGACATCACGCAAACGGCCTGTGCAGGATCGCGCCTTCACCATGCTCAACGGTTCCGGCTTCAATGTCGGATGCTTCTGTTTTCCCGTGGTACAGGCCTTTCTCGGCACGGCCGCGATCGTCCCGGCCGCCATGTTCGATATCGGCAATTGCGTGATGGTGGCCGCCGGCACGAACGTCATGACGCAGACCCTGCTGCACATTCAGCCCGGCAAGACGCTTGGCGAGCAGTATCAGGGCCATGCGCCTACCCTGCCCTACGTAAAGCCGAAGGACAGGGACGCGAAAAGACTCGCCCGCAAGGCCCTGTTCCGGAACGTGTTCAAGGGATTCTTCGGCTCGGTACCGTTCGATACCTACCTGCTGATGATCGTGCTGACGCTTGCGGACGTGAAGATTCCCGCCGTAATCGCCACATTGGCGCAACCGCTGTCGAACGCGAATTCGTTCTGCGCGATGCTCATGGTCGGCATGCTTATGGATCTGCCCGCCGGTCGTGCGGACGTCATGAAGCTGCTCAAGGTGATCGGCTGGAGACTGCCGTTCGGCATCGCATTCGCGGCCGCGGCCTGGCTCATGCTGCCGTTCGACGCTTCGATCCGCGAAGCCGTGGCCATGTGCTGCCTGGCGCCGATCGCCGTATTCTCCACGCTGTTCACCGACAAGGTGCTCGGCAATGCGAAGCTTGCCGGCTTCTCCCTGTCGATCAGCGCGATCATCAGCCTCATCATGATGACCGGCACCCATGTTCTGGTCACAGCGCTCGCGTGA
- a CDS encoding non-canonical purine NTP pyrophosphatase, whose amino-acid sequence MKIIVATHNEGKLVEIRRILEERLGAGAADAELVSAGSLNLPDPVEDGVTFQENALLKARDVAARTGCPAIADDSGLIVDVMGNAPGILSARWAGRHGDDKANNALLLAQIADIPEASRTARFRCAAALVVPGAKREDDTAESAGKPYAITSETVEIGEMPGVLLHAPRGEHGFGYDPLFVPDDQPTRAVEAGVRLTSAEMEPAEKNAISHRGKALRALVPAVEALLRQ is encoded by the coding sequence ATGAAAATCATCGTCGCCACCCACAATGAGGGCAAGCTGGTGGAAATACGCCGCATTCTGGAGGAAAGGCTTGGCGCCGGCGCAGCCGATGCGGAGCTCGTCTCCGCAGGCTCGTTGAACCTGCCCGATCCCGTGGAAGATGGCGTGACCTTTCAGGAGAACGCGCTGCTCAAGGCCCGTGACGTGGCCGCACGTACCGGCTGCCCGGCAATCGCCGACGACTCCGGCCTGATCGTGGACGTAATGGGCAACGCTCCGGGCATCCTGTCTGCCCGCTGGGCCGGCAGGCATGGCGATGACAAGGCCAACAACGCGCTGCTGCTCGCCCAGATCGCCGACATTCCGGAGGCCAGTCGTACCGCGCGATTCCGTTGCGCCGCCGCACTTGTGGTGCCGGGCGCCAAAAGGGAAGACGATACGGCCGAATCCGCCGGCAAACCGTATGCCATTACCAGTGAGACCGTGGAGATCGGTGAGATGCCGGGTGTGTTGCTGCATGCTCCGCGCGGCGAGCACGGTTTTGGCTATGATCCGCTGTTCGTGCCGGACGACCAGCCGACGCGTGCCGTCGAAGCTGGCGTGAGGCTTACCTCGGCCGAGATGGAACCTGCCGAAAAGAATGCCATCTCCCACCGTGGCAAGGCCTTGCGTGCGCTCGTGCCGGCCGTGGAAGCCCTGCTCAGGCAGTAG
- the lepB gene encoding signal peptidase I, whose translation MKSARQLHGCRADSYIRRYDKGHCVRNETTEGPNMKHAANTGADNGFDWRDTLIWCGVPVAIVLLVRMFLVGFYVIPSGSMMDTIEPGDRVITTKLTPKLFSLRRGDVVVFKDPDHWLQEENSGRLGGDFLIKRLIGLPGDTVACEGPGQPVTVNGVAIDESSYIRSGVDPSSFAFKVKVTAGHIFVLGDNRANSADSRYHQDDSSHGLVPIDDVVGVGLATYWPLNRIGALDAHHDVFKDVPEGSAG comes from the coding sequence GTGAAATCGGCCCGGCAACTGCATGGTTGTCGGGCCGATTCCTATATTCGACGCTATGATAAAGGCCATTGCGTTCGTAACGAGACAACCGAAGGACCCAACATGAAGCATGCCGCAAACACAGGCGCCGATAACGGCTTCGATTGGCGCGATACCCTGATATGGTGCGGGGTGCCGGTAGCCATCGTACTGCTGGTCCGTATGTTCCTCGTCGGCTTCTATGTGATTCCCTCCGGCTCCATGATGGACACCATCGAACCGGGCGATCGCGTAATCACCACCAAGCTCACCCCGAAACTGTTCTCGTTGCGACGCGGCGATGTGGTGGTATTCAAAGATCCGGACCACTGGCTGCAGGAGGAGAACAGCGGGAGACTCGGCGGCGACTTTCTCATCAAACGTCTGATCGGGCTTCCGGGCGACACCGTGGCCTGTGAGGGGCCGGGCCAGCCGGTCACCGTCAACGGCGTGGCCATCGATGAATCCTCGTACATTCGCTCCGGCGTGGACCCGAGTTCGTTCGCTTTCAAGGTGAAGGTGACGGCCGGCCACATATTCGTATTGGGCGACAATCGCGCGAATTCCGCCGATTCCCGATATCATCAGGATGACTCCTCGCATGGTCTGGTGCCGATCGACGACGTGGTGGGCGTCGGCTTGGCCACCTACTGGCCGTTGAACCGCATCGGTGCGTTGGACGCGCATCATGATGTGTTCAAGGATGTGCCGGAAGGATCGGCGGGCTGA
- the rplS gene encoding 50S ribosomal protein L19: MVNAIEAFDAKHMKPAEEIPAFRPGDTVEVNVKIKEGNNSRIQAFTGVVIARQGGGVRETFVVRKISFGTGVERRFPLHSPIIDSIKLVRKGRVRRAKLYYLRKLRGKAARIVERRDNSAK; this comes from the coding sequence ATGGTTAACGCTATTGAGGCATTTGACGCCAAGCACATGAAGCCGGCCGAGGAGATCCCTGCTTTCCGTCCGGGTGACACCGTTGAAGTCAACGTGAAGATCAAGGAAGGCAACAACTCCCGTATCCAGGCCTTCACCGGCGTGGTGATCGCCCGTCAGGGCGGCGGCGTCCGCGAGACCTTCGTGGTCCGTAAGATCAGCTTCGGCACCGGTGTCGAGCGTCGCTTCCCGCTGCACTCCCCGATCATCGACTCCATCAAGCTGGTTCGCAAGGGCCGTGTGCGTCGCGCCAAGCTGTACTACCTGCGCAAGCTGCGCGGTAAGGCCGCTCGCATCGTCGAGCGTCGCGACAACTCCGCCAAGTGA
- a CDS encoding ABC transporter ATP-binding protein — protein METTTHHVLRASDLVMDYAAQPGTAKPVASAMHMLALNHVNFAIRAGESIAVMGPSGSGKSTLLHVLAGIVRPTAGNVSFRGTDLARLPDADCTKLRRSAFGFVFQSGQLLPELPAVENIALPMMLGGARYQQAADTAMLWLERLGLRQLAAQRPGEMSGGQMQRVSIARALAVQPAVVFADEPTGALDQSTGRDIMGILMDASRANGAAVIVVTHDPNVAAFCDRTLIMRDGQLYDEGPHPQPTQAELAAAHGPGAQWPQPVTGAHGVPMYGNPPQGGMR, from the coding sequence ATGGAAACCACAACACATCATGTACTTAGGGCATCCGATCTGGTCATGGACTACGCAGCTCAGCCTGGCACTGCGAAACCCGTTGCCTCCGCCATGCATATGCTGGCGCTCAACCATGTGAACTTCGCCATCCGCGCCGGCGAAAGCATCGCCGTCATGGGGCCGTCGGGCTCCGGAAAATCAACCCTGTTGCACGTATTGGCCGGCATCGTCAGGCCGACTGCCGGAAACGTGAGCTTCCGCGGCACCGACTTGGCGAGGCTGCCCGATGCGGATTGCACCAAGCTGCGCCGCAGTGCCTTCGGATTCGTATTCCAGTCCGGCCAGTTGCTACCGGAATTGCCGGCCGTCGAAAACATCGCCCTGCCGATGATGCTGGGCGGTGCACGCTACCAGCAGGCCGCCGATACGGCCATGCTGTGGCTGGAACGATTGGGATTGCGTCAACTTGCGGCCCAACGTCCCGGTGAGATGAGCGGCGGCCAGATGCAACGCGTCTCCATCGCCCGCGCACTCGCCGTGCAGCCGGCCGTCGTTTTCGCCGATGAGCCGACCGGCGCGCTCGACCAGAGTACCGGCCGCGACATCATGGGTATCCTCATGGATGCCTCCCGCGCCAACGGAGCAGCCGTAATCGTGGTGACGCACGATCCGAACGTGGCCGCCTTCTGCGACCGTACGCTCATCATGCGCGACGGCCAGCTGTACGACGAAGGTCCGCACCCGCAGCCGACGCAGGCAGAGCTGGCGGCCGCACACGGCCCCGGTGCGCAATGGCCGCAACCGGTCACCGGTGCGCACGGCGTTCCGATGTACGGCAATCCTCCGCAGGGAGGCATGCGATGA
- a CDS encoding nicotinate phosphoribosyltransferase yields MLDYSPALMTDMYEYTMLDACLKDGTANRKCVFEIFTRHLPLGRHYGVVAGQGRILDALEHFHLDDNDLKFLSDRKVVSPETIAWLENFRFSGSIKGYREGEMFFPNSPILQVEGTFGECTLLETLLLSILNYDSAVASAASRMVSAAKDRPCMDMGGRRTNEWAAVAAARAAVVGGFKGTANLLAAQMYGLKAIGTAAHCFTLVHDDERSAFESQIAALGRNTTLLVDTYNIEEAVKTAVEVAGPELGGVRIDSGDLASLAQRVRNQLDALGATNTKITVTNDLDEYALASLQTAPVDSYGVGTMLVTGSGAPTCAMVYKLTERENSAGDMQPVAKKSKDKATVPGRKLAYRSYEYSLAECEHVISGSEEKLAAYQPEEGWKDLLVDYVTNGENHTEYQGHDAIVNAHNYRAKALAELPIGAQSLMKGDPVIPTEVTVL; encoded by the coding sequence ATGCTGGATTATTCACCTGCCCTGATGACCGACATGTACGAATACACCATGCTTGACGCATGCCTGAAAGACGGTACGGCCAACCGTAAATGCGTATTCGAGATCTTCACCCGCCATCTGCCGCTGGGCCGTCACTACGGCGTGGTCGCCGGTCAGGGCCGCATCCTCGATGCGCTTGAACACTTTCATCTCGACGACAACGACCTGAAGTTTCTCTCCGACCGAAAGGTGGTGAGCCCCGAAACCATCGCATGGTTGGAGAATTTCCGTTTCTCCGGTTCCATCAAGGGCTATCGCGAAGGAGAGATGTTCTTCCCGAACTCCCCCATCCTGCAGGTCGAAGGCACATTCGGCGAATGCACGCTGCTGGAAACGTTGCTGCTGAGCATCCTGAATTATGATTCCGCCGTCGCCTCCGCAGCCTCCCGCATGGTCAGCGCCGCAAAGGATCGTCCGTGCATGGACATGGGCGGCCGCCGTACCAACGAATGGGCCGCCGTCGCGGCCGCACGCGCCGCGGTGGTCGGTGGTTTCAAGGGCACCGCGAACCTGCTGGCCGCGCAAATGTACGGCCTGAAGGCCATCGGCACCGCCGCGCACTGCTTCACGCTGGTGCATGACGACGAGCGCAGCGCCTTCGAATCGCAGATCGCCGCACTCGGCAGGAACACCACTCTGCTGGTCGACACCTACAACATCGAAGAGGCGGTGAAGACGGCCGTCGAAGTGGCCGGACCGGAATTGGGCGGCGTACGCATCGACTCCGGCGACCTCGCCTCCCTGGCCCAGCGTGTACGCAACCAATTGGATGCGCTGGGTGCCACCAATACGAAGATCACCGTGACCAACGACCTCGACGAGTACGCGCTGGCTTCCCTGCAGACCGCTCCGGTCGATTCTTACGGCGTGGGCACCATGCTCGTCACCGGCTCGGGCGCGCCGACCTGCGCGATGGTCTACAAGCTCACCGAGCGCGAGAATTCCGCGGGCGACATGCAGCCGGTCGCCAAGAAGTCGAAGGACAAGGCCACTGTTCCGGGCCGCAAGCTCGCCTATCGTTCCTATGAATACTCGCTGGCCGAATGCGAGCATGTCATCTCCGGTTCCGAAGAAAAGCTGGCCGCCTACCAGCCGGAAGAAGGCTGGAAGGATCTGCTGGTCGATTATGTGACCAATGGCGAGAACCACACC